ATGAATAAAAACAAAACGATAACAGAAGAAGAAAAATATATCTCCCGATGTATACAGCTTGCCAGACAAGGAATGACCGGAGCGCCTCCTAACCCAATGGTTGGAGCGGTAATTGTGTACAATGGAAAAATAATCGGAGAGGGCTTTCACCGAAAATGCGGAGAGGCCCACGCTGAGGTAAATGCAATTAATTCTGTCAGAAATCAATCCCAATTAAAGAAATCGACCATCTATGTAAGTTTAGAGCCCTGCTCCCACTATGGAAAAACACCACCATGCGCTGATTTAATCATTGAGAAAGGAATTCCCAATGTGGTAATAGGCTGCAAGGACCCTTTTGCCAAGGTGGCTGGGCGTGGAATAAAAAAGCTTAGGGATGCAGGGATCAATGTCACAGTGGGAATACTGGAACAGGAATGCTGCAAGCTAAATAAACGTTTCATTACTTTTCACTCCTGCAAGCGCCCATATATTGTCCTGAAATGGGCCGAGTCGGTAGATGGATTTATCGATGTGAAAAGAAGTGGCGGTAAACCAGCAATACTTTCAAGCCCGTTGACAAGCATGTTGGTGCATAAACGGAGGGCGGAAGCTGACGCAATTATTGTGGGTACCAAGACAGCTTTACTAGATAATCCGACCCTTAATGTAAGGCATTGGTATGGGAACAATCCACTCAGAGTGGTAATAGACAGAACTTTAAAAATACCAGACCATTTCCACCTCCTTCAAAATGACCTTCCTACCTGGGTAATAACAGAAAAAGAACATGCTGACA
The Bacteroides sedimenti genome window above contains:
- the ribD gene encoding bifunctional diaminohydroxyphosphoribosylaminopyrimidine deaminase/5-amino-6-(5-phosphoribosylamino)uracil reductase RibD, which translates into the protein MNKNKTITEEEKYISRCIQLARQGMTGAPPNPMVGAVIVYNGKIIGEGFHRKCGEAHAEVNAINSVRNQSQLKKSTIYVSLEPCSHYGKTPPCADLIIEKGIPNVVIGCKDPFAKVAGRGIKKLRDAGINVTVGILEQECCKLNKRFITFHSCKRPYIVLKWAESVDGFIDVKRSGGKPAILSSPLTSMLVHKRRAEADAIIVGTKTALLDNPTLNVRHWYGNNPLRVVIDRTLKIPDHFHLLQNDLPTWVITEKEHADSSITTYKKIDFTDELLPQLLTELHKNNIQSILVEGGATLLQSFINKKLWDEAFVEKTTISLNEGVKAPHIDAIVYSVDEHFSTPIWHYFNENETSEGI